One genomic window of Meles meles chromosome 15, mMelMel3.1 paternal haplotype, whole genome shotgun sequence includes the following:
- the PEX13 gene encoding peroxisome biogenesis factor 13 — protein MASQPPPPPKPWETRRIPGAGPGPGPGPTFQSADLGPTLLTRPGQPALTRVPPPILPRPSQQTGSSNVNTFRPAYSSFSSGYSAYGNSFYGSYSPYSYGYNGLGYNRLRVDDLPPSRFVQQAEESSRGAFQSIESIVHAFASVSMMMDATFSAVYNSFRAVLDVANHFSRLKIHFTKVFSAFALVRTIRYLYRRLQWMIGLRRGSENEDLWAESEGTVACLGAEDRAANSAKSWPIFLFFAVILGGPYLIWKLLSTHNDEITDNTNWASGEDDHVVARAEYDFAAVSEEEISFRAGDMLNLALKEQQPKVRGWLLASLDGQTTGLIPANYVKILGKRRGRKAVESSKISKQQQPFNNTTLTKGATAADSLDEQEAAFESVFVETSKVPVALESTGKGGDKQDL, from the exons atCTGCTGATTTGGGTCCTACCTTATTGACAAGACCTGGACAACCTGCGCTTACCAGAGTGCCCCCACCTATTCTTCCAAGGCCATCACAGCAGACAGGAAGCAGCAATGTGAATACTTTCAGACCTGCTTACAGTTCATTTTCTTCAGGATATAGTGCCTATGGAAATTCATTTTATGGAAGCTATAGCCCTTATAGTTATGGATATAATGGGTTGGGCTATAACCGCCTTCGTGTAGATGATCTGCCACCTAGTAGATTTGTTCAGCAAGCTGAAGAAAGCAGCAGAGGTGCATTTCAGTCCATTGAAAGTATTGTGCATGCATTTGCCTCCGTCAGTATGATGATGGATGCTACCTTTTCAGCTGTCTATAACAGTTTCAGGGCTGTATTGGATGTAGCAAATCACTTTTCccgattaaaaatacatttcacaaAGGTTTTTTCAGCTTTTGCATTAGTTAGGACTATAAGGTATCTTTACAGACGATTGCAGTGGATGATAGGTTTAAGAAGAGGCTCTGAGAATGAGGACCTATGGGCAGAAAGTGAAGGAACTGTGGCTTGCCTTGGTGCTGAGGACAGAGCAGCTAATTCAGCAAAATCTTGGCCAATATTCTTGTTCTTTGCTGTTATCCTTGGTGGTCCTTACCTCATCTGGAAACTGCTGTCTACTCATAACGATGAAATAACAG ACAATACAAACTGGGCAAGTGGTGAGGATGACCATGTAGTTGCTAGAGCAGAATACGATTTTGCTGCTGTATCTGAAGAAGAGATTTCCTTCCGTGCTGGTGATATGCTAAACTTAGCTCTCAAAG AACAGCAACCCAAAGTACGTGGTTGGCTTCTGGCTAGTCTTGATGGTCAAACAACAGGACTTATACCTGCTAATTATGTCAAAATTCTTGGTAAAAGAAGAGGTAGAAAAGCAGTGGAATCCAGCAAAATTTCCAAGCAGCAACAACCTTTTAACAACACAACACTAACTAAAGGAGCCACGGCTGCTGATTCTTTGGATGAACAGGAAGCTGCCTTTGAATCTGTTTTTGTTGAAACTAGTAAGGTTCCAGTTGCACTTGAATCCACTGGGAAAGGTGGAGATAAACAAGATCTTTGA